One region of Metallosphaera sedula DSM 5348 genomic DNA includes:
- a CDS encoding 4Fe-4S dicluster domain-containing protein — protein MGIDPNYRSRPVSGEHVGHKVYGNVDSPKVLGVHGTIVGVDFDICIADGSCITACPVNVFQWFDTPGNPVSEKKADPVNENACIFCMACVNVCPVAAIDVKPP, from the coding sequence ATGGGAATAGATCCCAACTACAGATCAAGGCCAGTGTCGGGGGAACATGTGGGCCACAAGGTTTACGGAAACGTAGATTCGCCTAAAGTCTTGGGAGTCCATGGAACCATTGTCGGAGTGGACTTTGACATCTGCATTGCTGACGGTTCATGTATAACTGCATGTCCAGTGAACGTGTTTCAATGGTTTGATACTCCTGGCAACCCAGTCTCGGAAAAGAAGGCCGATCCAGTTAACGAGAACGCATGTATATTTTGCATGGCATGCGTTAATGTATGCCCAGTGGCAGCTATCGACGTGAAGCCTCCCTAG
- a CDS encoding MarR family transcriptional regulator gives MDQITQTNYNTADRVAAKLVRCIYGLSPTTTEVLWRLWTSEKPITVEELIPLIGVPKVSLSLSLKRLYELGLVERRQRRSGTIKRGKGRFQFEYYVNKSKLLERFWNDMEEAYRKLTVDLAINRD, from the coding sequence ATGGATCAAATCACCCAAACTAATTATAACACGGCAGACAGAGTTGCAGCAAAATTGGTAAGATGCATCTATGGACTTAGCCCCACAACCACCGAGGTCCTATGGAGATTGTGGACGTCCGAAAAGCCGATAACGGTTGAGGAGTTAATACCGTTGATTGGCGTACCTAAGGTATCTTTAAGCCTCTCTTTAAAAAGATTGTACGAGCTAGGTTTAGTTGAGAGGAGACAAAGAAGAAGCGGTACGATAAAACGCGGAAAAGGCCGTTTTCAATTTGAATACTATGTTAATAAGTCAAAGTTACTAGAGAGATTCTGGAATGACATGGAGGAAGCATATCGCAAATTAACAGTAGATTTGGCGATCAATCGGGATTAG
- a CDS encoding hemerythrin domain-containing protein, translating into MQNVETISLFMTRDHVSGDNELEETLKEVKRRDWERAWNKAKIASARIKTHIFLEEEVLFPYLKGPDLDNWISELMMQHVAIWNLLDNILRLVEERDNETEVKLILLMQLLKAHNSIEEHSIYRELDKELAWNPNILFELRDSILPAGWKPKYM; encoded by the coding sequence TTGCAGAACGTCGAGACTATCTCCTTGTTCATGACTAGGGACCATGTAAGTGGAGATAACGAATTGGAAGAAACCCTAAAGGAGGTTAAAAGGAGAGACTGGGAGAGAGCGTGGAATAAGGCGAAAATAGCAAGCGCCAGGATAAAGACACATATCTTCCTGGAGGAAGAGGTTCTCTTTCCTTACCTAAAGGGTCCAGATCTTGACAACTGGATAAGTGAGCTAATGATGCAACACGTAGCGATCTGGAACCTGTTGGACAATATTCTTCGACTCGTAGAGGAAAGAGACAACGAAACTGAAGTGAAACTCATTCTCCTTATGCAACTGCTTAAGGCACATAACTCCATCGAGGAACACAGCATTTACCGTGAATTGGACAAGGAATTGGCCTGGAATCCGAACATACTTTTCGAGCTAAGGGATAGTATCTTGCCGGCAGGATGGAAGCCCAAGTACATGTGA